From Ktedonobacteraceae bacterium:
TCGGTTGGTTCGAAGATGATCAATGCCAGAGCGGAAACGCTGGCGGAGAGACCGAGTTTTCGCGGACTCTTGCGCTCCAAACGCTGCCTGGTGATTGCGGATGGCTTTTATGAATGGAAGCAGGAGCATGGCGGCAAGGTTCCCTGGTATATTACCCTCAAGGACGGGGAGCCGTTCGCCTTCGCGGGCCTATGGGATCATTGGAAGGCTCCCGATGGACAGCAGATTCTGAGCTGCACAATCATTACGACGGAGCCTAATGATGTAGTAGCCCCCATTCATAATCGCATGCCGGCAATTCTCTTGCCCGATACGCGCGACCTCTGGCTCAATCCAGATTTGCGCGATGAGCATG
This genomic window contains:
- a CDS encoding SOS response-associated peptidase, producing the protein MCGRYTLTVNIKTVAETFGVPPTIDTQPRYNVAPTQDVVSIMRNGSAHLAWLRWGLIPSWAKDESVGSKMINARAETLAERPSFRGLLRSKRCLVIADGFYEWKQEHGGKVPWYITLKDGEPFAFAGLWDHWKAPDGQQILSCTIITTEPNDVVAPIHNRMPAILLPDTRDLWLNPDLRDEHELTKLLAPYPSNQMTARPVSRLVNDPKHDSAELLA